GCCAAGAAGAAAGCATGAAACTCGTGATCGTCGCGGTCGGGCAGAAGGTGCCCGACTGGGCCCAGACCGCCTACGACGATTACGCCAAACGCTTTCCCCCCGAGCTGCGGGTCGAGCTCAAGGCCGTCAAGACCGAGCCGCGCGGCTCCAAGACGGTCGAGACGCTCTGGGCCGCGGAACGCCAGCGCATCGAGGCCGCGGTCCCGCGCGGCGCGCGCGTGGTGGCGCTCGACGAGCGCGGCACGCCGCTCAGCACCCAGGCGCTCGCGCAGCAGCTCAAGCAGTGGCAGCTCGGTGGCGACGACGTGGCCCTGCTGATCGGCGGGCCCGACGGCCTGGACCCCGAACTGCGCGCCGCCGCGCACCAGCGCGTGCGCCTGTCCGACCTCACGCTGCCGCACGCCATGGTGCGCGTGCTGCTGATCGAGCAGCTCTACCGCGCCTGGTCGATCAACGCGAACCACCCCTACCACCGCGAATGAAAACCGGCCCCCACGCTCCGCCGCTGCGCGGGTCGCTGCCCCCCGAGGGGGCGCGTGTCGCCTTGGGGCGGCCCGGCGGCGACACCCCGTCGATCTACCTCGCCTCGCAGAGCCCGCGCCGGCGCGAGCTGCTCACGCAATGGGGCGTGGCCCACGAGCTGCTGCTGCCCGGGGCCGACGAAGACGCCGAGGCGCTCGAAGCCGCGAAGCCCAGGGAAGCGCCCGCCGCCTATGTGCAGCGCGTCACCGCGCTCAAGCTCGAGGCCGCGATGGCGCGCCTGAAGCAGCGCGGCCTGCCCGCCGCGCCCGTGCTCTGTGCCGACACCACGGTGGCGCTGGGCCGGCGCATCCTGGGCAAGCCGGCCGACGCGGCCGAAGCGCGGCGCATGCTGGCCGATCTCTCGGGCCGCGCGCACCGCGTGCTCACCGCCGTGGCCGTGGGCAAGGGCCGGCGGCGCTGGTCGGCTCTGTCGGTGTCCACGGTGCATTTCCAGCCCCTCACCGCGACGCAGATCCGCCGCTACGTCGAAGGCGGCGAACCCATGGGCAAGGCCGGGGCCTATGCGATCCAGGGCCATGCGGGCCTGTGGGTCAGCCGCATCCAGGGCAGCCACACGGGCATCATCGGCCTGCCCGCGTTCGAAACCGCGCAGCTCTTGCGCGCCGCGGGCCTGCCCATCCTCTGAACGGAACGCTCACATGAACCAGGACATCCTGATCAACTGGTCGCCGCAGGAAACGCGCGTGGCCGTGGTGGAGCAGGGCGCGGTGCAGGAGGTGCACATCGAGCGCACGCTCGAACGCGGCCTGGTCGGCAACATCTACCTGGGCAAGGTCTCGCGCGTGCTGCCGGGCATGCAGTCGGCCTTCCTCGACATCGGCCTGGACCGCGCGGCCTTCCTGCACGTGGCCGACCTGATGCCCAACATCCAGGCCAAGCACGCCGCGCCGCGCACGCCCGCGGCCGAGGGCGCGCCGCAGGTGCTCGCGCCCAACCCGGTGCTGCCGATCGAGAAGCAGATCTTCGAGGGCCAGGCGCTGATGGTGCAGGTGCTCAAGGACCCGATCGGCACCAAGGGCGCGCGGCTCACGGCGCAGATCAGCATCGCGGGCCGGCTGCTGGTGTTCCTGCCGCAGGACAGCCACATCGGCGTGTCGCAGAAGATCCCCACCGCGCAGCGCGAGGCCTTGCGTGCGCGGCTGCAGCAGCTCACCGCCACCAGCGACGGCAGCCCCGCAGGCGGCTTCATCCTGCGCACCAACGCCGAGGACGCGAGCGACACCGAGCTCGCCGACGACGTGGCCTACCTGCGCAAGACCTGGCTGCGCATCAAGCAGGCCGCGCTGAGCCAGCCCGCGGCCACGCTGCTGCACGAAGACCTCAACCTCATGCAGCGCGTGCTGCGCGACCTCACGAGCGCCGAGACGCAGTCGATCCGCATCGACTCGCGCGAGCAGTACGGCCTGCTCAAGGGCTTTGCCGACGAGTTCATGCCCGACACGGTGCGCAAGCTGCAGCACTACAGCGGCGAGCGGCCGATCTTCGATCTCTTCAACGTGGACGAGGAAATCGTGCGCGCGCTGGGCCGCCGCGTCGACCTCAAGTCGGGCGGTTACCTGGTGATCGACCAGACCGAAGCGCTGACCACGGTCGACGTCAACACCGGCGGCTTCGTGGGCGCGCGCAACTTCGACGACACCGTGTTCCGCACCAACCTCGAGGCCGCGCAGGCCATTGCGCGCCAGCTGCGGCTGCGCAACCTGGGCGGCATCGTGATCGTGGACTTCATCGACATGACGCGCGAGGACCACCGCGACGCGGTGCTCGCCGAGTTCCGCAAGCAGCTCGGGCGCGACCGGGTGAAGACCATGATCGGCAGCTTCTCGCAGCTCGGGCTGGTGGAGATGACGCGCAAGCGCACGCGCGAATCGCTGGCCCACATGCTCAGCGAGCCCTGCGAGGCCTGCCACGGGCGCGGCGCGGTCAAGACCGCGCGCAGCGTGTGCTACGACATCCTGCGCGAGATCCTGCGCGAGGCGCGCGCCTTCAGCCCGCGCGAGTTCCGCGTGGTGGCCGCGCCCAAGGTGGTCGAGCTCTTCCTCGACGAGGAACGCGCCCACCTCGCGGGCCTGTCCGAGTTCATCGGCAAGCCGATTTCGCTGCAGAGCGAGAGCTCGATGACGCAGGAGCAGTACGACATCGTGCTGCTCTGAGCGCGCGGCTACAGGGCCGTGCGGCGGGCCGGCGGGCCTTCACGCACCGGGCCGACGCGGGCCTCGATGTCGTGTTGCAGCGCGCGGCGCAGGCCCAGCAGGAAGCCGGCCTCGGCCACCACGAACAGCGGGCCGATGACCAGGCCCACGAGGTCGTCGACGAAGGCGGGTTTGCGGCCTTCGTAGAAGTGGCCGATGAACTGGATCACCCAGCCCACGAGGAACAGGCCGATGCCGATGGCCAGCCAGGTGCCCGTGCCCTGTGCGGCCACGGCCTGCGCGAACCACAGGCACAGCGCCATGAGCGCGGCCATCACCGCGCCCAGGCGCAGGTCCAGCCGCAGGTAGTACAGCACGGTGGCCAGCGTCACCGCGGTGGCCGGCGAAAGTGCCACGCCGCCCCAGTGGCCCAGCACCGGCCGCGAGAGCAGCACCGCCACGGCCACCACGATCATGGGGATGCCCACGAAGTGGGTGATGATGTTGCGGCGGTCGCGGTGGTAGGCCGCGTACTGGCTCAGCTGGTCGGTCAGGGTCTTCATCAGGTCGCTCCTCGCGCGGGGATGCGCCGTTTTACACCCTCTGCAGCCCGCGCCTCAACGGGGAAAGCGCGGGGGTGGCCGGGTGTTCAGTTCGTGCCGCCCAGGCCCTGACTGTGCAGGCGCGCGTACAGGCCGTCGGCGGCCAGCAGCTGCGCGTGCGAGCCCTGTTCGACGATGCGGCCGTCGGCCAGCACGATGACGCGGTCGGCGTGCTCGATGGTGGAGAGCCGGTGCGCGATGACCAGCGTGGTGCGGCCCTTCATGAGGCGCGCGAGCGCGTCCTGCACCAGGCGCTCGGACTCGTTGTCCAGCGCCGAGGTGGCCTCGTCGAGGATCAGGACGGGGGCGTCCTTGTAGATGGCGCGCGCGATCGCCAGCCGCTGGCGCTGACCGCCCGAGAGCTCGGTGGCGTTGTGGCCCACGTTGGTGTGCATGCCCTGCGGCAGCTTCGCCAGCAGATCGCCGAGGTTGGCCGATTCGAGCGCGGCCCGGGCGCGCGCCTCGTCGATCTGCGCGTCGGCCTCGCCCAGCGCCACGTTGGCCGCGAGCGTGTCGTTGAGCATCACCACGTCCTGGCTCACCATGGCGAACTGGCGGCGCAGGCTCGCGAGCTGCCAGTCGGGC
This is a stretch of genomic DNA from Hydrogenophaga crocea. It encodes these proteins:
- the rlmH gene encoding 23S rRNA (pseudouridine(1915)-N(3))-methyltransferase RlmH — translated: MKLVIVAVGQKVPDWAQTAYDDYAKRFPPELRVELKAVKTEPRGSKTVETLWAAERQRIEAAVPRGARVVALDERGTPLSTQALAQQLKQWQLGGDDVALLIGGPDGLDPELRAAAHQRVRLSDLTLPHAMVRVLLIEQLYRAWSINANHPYHRE
- a CDS encoding Maf family protein, with protein sequence MKTGPHAPPLRGSLPPEGARVALGRPGGDTPSIYLASQSPRRRELLTQWGVAHELLLPGADEDAEALEAAKPREAPAAYVQRVTALKLEAAMARLKQRGLPAAPVLCADTTVALGRRILGKPADAAEARRMLADLSGRAHRVLTAVAVGKGRRRWSALSVSTVHFQPLTATQIRRYVEGGEPMGKAGAYAIQGHAGLWVSRIQGSHTGIIGLPAFETAQLLRAAGLPIL
- the rng gene encoding ribonuclease G → MNQDILINWSPQETRVAVVEQGAVQEVHIERTLERGLVGNIYLGKVSRVLPGMQSAFLDIGLDRAAFLHVADLMPNIQAKHAAPRTPAAEGAPQVLAPNPVLPIEKQIFEGQALMVQVLKDPIGTKGARLTAQISIAGRLLVFLPQDSHIGVSQKIPTAQREALRARLQQLTATSDGSPAGGFILRTNAEDASDTELADDVAYLRKTWLRIKQAALSQPAATLLHEDLNLMQRVLRDLTSAETQSIRIDSREQYGLLKGFADEFMPDTVRKLQHYSGERPIFDLFNVDEEIVRALGRRVDLKSGGYLVIDQTEALTTVDVNTGGFVGARNFDDTVFRTNLEAAQAIARQLRLRNLGGIVIVDFIDMTREDHRDAVLAEFRKQLGRDRVKTMIGSFSQLGLVEMTRKRTRESLAHMLSEPCEACHGRGAVKTARSVCYDILREILREARAFSPREFRVVAAPKVVELFLDEERAHLAGLSEFIGKPISLQSESSMTQEQYDIVLL
- a CDS encoding DUF962 domain-containing protein, with translation MKTLTDQLSQYAAYHRDRRNIITHFVGIPMIVVAVAVLLSRPVLGHWGGVALSPATAVTLATVLYYLRLDLRLGAVMAALMALCLWFAQAVAAQGTGTWLAIGIGLFLVGWVIQFIGHFYEGRKPAFVDDLVGLVIGPLFVVAEAGFLLGLRRALQHDIEARVGPVREGPPARRTAL